The Diprion similis isolate iyDipSimi1 chromosome 11, iyDipSimi1.1, whole genome shotgun sequence genome includes a region encoding these proteins:
- the LOC124412126 gene encoding tyrosine-protein phosphatase 10D-like isoform X5, which yields MKRPIVISRWSGIFLILLAEVTYSTDLAIEIPGNLSQGDSWYRLDYSPAIGYPPPNTRISSAEIGDEIKFTNVLPGTKYEFWLYYSNSTLNDWLTWTASITTAPDPPSNLTVTVRNGKSATVSWAQPAQGNYSGFRLRVQSFSDTSSPKTSLVPADVATYTFQDLIPGATYSLQLLTVLDANESVAYTSRNFTSKPNTPGKFIVWFRNETTLLVLWQPPYPAGIYTHYKVSIDPPDAIESVLYVEKEGEPPGPAQAAFKGLIPGRAYNISVQTVSEDETSAPTTAQYRTVPLRPLNVTFDRRYLTPTSFRVFWDPPNGTSEFDKYQVSLATKRQTPVTRNRDDERWLDFKDLEPGKSYQVIVKTVSGKVTSWPATGDITMEPLPVRDLRAVRDEETGMVEVSWTPNNASTQDSYKLSYDEVERLTGDTTSLTVDKTKVKVTLDALLPGRNYSISVQAMSNKAESVESVIYQVTRPASPIIEDLKSIEKGLNISWKSDVNSRQEKFEVTHNRNDTGESTTTSTIESHIDLKDLFPGAGYEIRVVAISHGLRSEPHVHFQAVLPHPPKNLSIEKVRRNGVVVRWEAPTDSMFTEFAIRYQTEDDTTWHDVASLSNTEAEIDDMTPGERYIIRVNTVSFGVESLDSLQVNQTIQPNPVLNITLTSDSTNVTLEWPRPEGRIETYVIRWWLVSDSDYVRTKNVTESMVSAAAAAGPKEGVQLRKELIGELIPGMEYSFSVYTVSYNLVSDVTNLTTRTMPLIQSELLVVIDKNYPDSLTLRYTPTPVQSSRFDLYRFSISDSNNTVKEKMVNDTDNKVTFNGLIPGKLYNVTAWTVSDNVESQPLLRQDRLFPERVTRIHAVNINDTRITLEWDVPRGEYDAFEVQYIITDESMNESLIQNVTNRNSITITNLRPHRNYTFTLVVISGTESTFLKTSSPVSASFTTSESYPGKVEVFQPSNVSPSDITFEWSLPSQEQNGVIRKFSITYGLEGSTHTQVKDFRPSEFQGVIKSLIPGKTYIFRIQAETRIGFGPEVVWKQKMPILAPPKPPTQVVPSEVCRSSTTIQIRFRKNYFSEQNGAVISYTIIVAEDDSKNASGLEMPSWKDVQGYSIWPPYQVMEPYYPFKNGSVEDFTIGGENCDGKTGYCNGPLKSGSTYKVKVRAFTAPDKFTDTSYSFPIQTGLLVADKDNTAIIVGVTVPIVLLLTFLGLGLIIRRRRSQGRKTTETRVTDDLSLPGSVIEISRPIRVENFADHYRMMSADSDFRFSEEFEELKHVGRDQPCTAADLPCNRPKNRFTNILPYDHSRFKLQPVDDEEGSDYINANYVPGHNSPREFIVTQGPLHSTRGDFWRMVWESNSQAIVMLTRCIEKGREKCDRYFPEDTLPAYYDEICVTMLNEWQYPDWRIRNFMLCKGKVEREIQHFHFMTWPDFGVPSPPQTLARFVRAFRERVGPDQRPIVVHCSAGVGRSGTFITLDRILQQILVSDYVDIFGIVCAMRKERVWMVQTEQQYICIHQCLLAVLEGQDNIGPIREIHDNQGFEDDEGIAESGM from the exons ATGAAACGACCGATTGTTATCTCGCGGTGGTcaggaatttttctcattctattAGCGGAG GTGACGTACTCGACCGATTTGGCCATCGAGATACCGGGAAATTTGAGTCAAGGGGACTCGTGGTACAGGCTCGATTACAGTCCGGCGATCGGTTATCCGCCGCCGAACACGAGGATATCGTCGGCTGAAATTGGCGACGAGATCAAATTCACGAACGTTCTTCCCGGTACAAAGTACGAGTTCTGGCTCTACTACAGCAACTCGACTCTCAACGACTGGCTCACCTGGACCGCCTCGATAACTACAG CACCCGATCCACCCTCGAACCTCACGGTAACCGTTCGCAATGGGAAGTCAGCTACTGTTTCTTGGGCTCAACCGGCGCAAGGAAATTACTCTGGATTTCGACTGCGGGTTCAGAGTTTCAGCGACACGAGTAGCCCCAAGACAAGCCTTGTTCCGGCAGATGTGGCAACTTATACATTTCAGGATCTCATACCAGGAGCGACCTATTCTTTGCAGTTACTCACCGTGCTCGATGCGAACGAGAGCGTGGCCTACACGAGCAGGAACTTCACCAGTA AGCCAAACACACCGGGAAAGTTCATCGTTTGGTTCCGGAACGAGACGACACTTCTGGTGCTGTGGCAGCCGCCGTATCCAGCTGGCATATACACGCACTACAAGGTGAGCATCGATCCACCGGATGCGATCGAGTCCGTTTTGTACGTTGAGAAGGAGGGCGAACCCCCCGGACCAGCGCAGGCTGCGTTCAAAGGCCTCATTCCAG GAAGAGCCTACAATATATCGGTACAAACCGTGTCGGAGGACGAGACTTCGGCGCCAACAACTGCCCAATATCGAACAGTTCCACTGCGTCCGTTGAACGTCACTTTCGACAGAAGGTACCTGACTCCGACGTCTTTCCGGGTCTTCTGGGATCCTCCGAATGGGACGTCCGAGTTCGACAAGTACCAAGTGTCTCTCGCGACGAAGAGGCAGACTCCGGTCACCAGGAACCGGGACGACGAGAGATGGCTCGATTTCAAGGATTTGGAGCCCGGAAAGAGTTATCAGGTGATTGTGAAGACGGTGTCTGGTAAAGTGACCAGCTGGCCAGCGACCGGGGATATAACGATGG AGCCGTTACCTGTCAGAGATCTCCGAGCTGTGAGGGACGAGGAGACTGGAATGGTCGAGGTCTCCTGGACTCCGAATAACGCCAGCACTCAGGACAGCTACAAACTCTCATACGACGAGGTGGAAAGACTTACCGGCGATACGACCTCCCTGACAGTCGATAAAACGAAGGTAAAG GTCACGTTGGACGCGCTTCTTCCTGGTCGGAATTACTCGATAAGTGTCCAGGCTATGAGCAACAAGGCCGAATCAGTTGAGTCGGTGATATACCAAGTGACCCGACCGGCCAGTCCGATCATCGAGGACCTTAAATCAATCGAAAAGGGACTGAACATATCTTGGAAGAGCGACGTGAACTCGCGTCAGGAGAAGTTTGAGGTCACTCACAACAGAAATGACACTGGGGAGAGCACAACGACCTCGACTATCGAGTCCCACATCGATCTAAAGGACTTGTTTCCGGGCGCAGGGTACGAAATTCGGGTCGTCGCGATCAGTCATGGCCTTAGAAGTGAGCCCCACGTCCACTTTCAGGCTGTCC TCCCTCATCCGCCGAAGAATTTGAGCATTGAAAAAGTGAGGAGGAACGGGGTTGTCGTACGATGGGAGGCACCGACAGATTCCATGTTCACGGAATTTGCCATTCGTTATCAAACCGAGGATGATACCACCTGGCATGATGTGGCGAGCTTGAGCAATACCGAGGCTGAAATAGACGACATGACACCCGGTGAACGGTACATTATCAGGGTAAACACGGTCAGCTTCGGAGTCGAGAGCTTGGATTCGCTGCAAGTAAATCAGACAATTC AACCAAATCCAGTATTAAACATCACGCTGACGTCGGACTCTACCAATGTTACCTTGGAATGGCCGAGACCAGAGGGCAGGATAGAGACGTATGTGATAAGATGGTGGCTAGTGAGTGATAGCGATTATGTTCGTACGAAGAACGTCACAGAGAGTATGGTTTccgctgctgccgctgctggtCCGAAGGAAGGTGTGCAATTGAGGAAGGAACTGATTGGCGAGCTGATACCAGGGATGGAGTACTCGTTCTCGGTTTACACTGTGTCCTACAACCTGGTCAGTGACGTGACCAATCTCACTACGAGAACAA TGCCGTTGATCCAGTCCGAACTCCTGGTTGtcatcgataaaaattacCCCGACTCATTGACCCTTCGTTACACACCGACGCCAGTACAGTCATCTCGTTTCGATCTTTATCGGTTCAGTATCAGCGACTCCAACAATaccgtgaaagaaaaaatggttaaCGACACCGATAACAAGGTGACGTTCAACGGTTTGATACCGGGAAAATTGTACAACGTAACTGCCTGGACGGTTAGCGACAACGTCGAGAGTCAACCGTTGCTCAGGCAGGACAGATTAT TCCCAGAACGAGTGACGAGGATACACGCGGTGAACATAAACGATACGAGGATAACGTTGGAGTGGGATGTGCCTCGAGGCGAATACGATGCGTTTGAAGTGCAGTACATAATCACGGACGAAAGCATGAACGAGAGCCTGATACAAAACGTGACAAATCGCAACTCGATTACCATAACCAATCTGAGGCCTCATCGGAATTACACATTCACGCTGGTCGTGATATCCGGAACTGAGTCGACCTTCCTGAAAACATCAAGTCCAGTAAGCGCCAGCTTCACCACGAGTGAATCTTATCCGGGAAAAGTCGAAGTGTTCCAACCTTCGAACGTATCGCCAAGCGACATCACCTTCGAGTGGTCACTGCCGAGCCAGGAGCAGAATGGAGTCATTCGGAAGTTCAGCATCACGTACGGACTGGAG GGCTCGACTCACACGCAAGTCAAGGACTTTAGACCGAGCGAGTTCCAGGGCGTGATTAAATCTCTGATACCAGGAAAGACGTACATATTTCGAATCCAGGCGGAAACGAGGATCGGCTTTGGGCCTGAGGTCGtttggaaacaaaaaatgcCAATTCTGGCGCCTCCGAAGCCTCCGACTCAGGTCGTACCCTCGGAGGTATGCAGGAGCAGCACCACCATCCAGATACGTTTCAGGAAGAACTACTTCAGTGAACAGAACGGCGCGGTCATTTCCTATACCATCATCGTTGCCGAGGACGACAGCAAAAATGCTTCCGGCCTGGAAATGCCCAGCTGGAAAGACGTCCAGGGGTACAGCATCTGGCCTCCGTATCAG GTAATGGAACCTTATTACCCGTTCAAAAATGGATCCGTCGAGGACTTTACGATCGGTGGAGAAAATTGCGACGGTAAAACCGGCTACTGTAACGGCCCGTTGAAATCTGGCTCGACTTACAAAGTAAAGGTCCGGGCATTCACGGCTCCTGACAAGTTCACGGACACCAGCTACAGTTTTCCTATTCAGACAG GATTACTAGTCGCAG acaAGGACAACACAGCCATCATTGTCGGTGTCACGGTCCCAATCGTTTTACTACTGACATTCTTAGGGCTCGGTTTGATAATAAGACGGCGGAGAAGTCAAGGTAGAAAAACTACGGAAACACGAGTGACCGACGACCTATCGTTGCCTGGAAGTGTAATTGAGATAAG CCGTCCAATTAGGGTAGAAAATTTCGCGGATCACTACCGGATGATGTCCGCGGATTCCGATTTCCGTTTCTCGGAGGAGTTTGAGGAGCTTAAACACGTTGGCAGGGATCAGCCCTGCACGGCAGCCGATCTACCCTGCAATCGGCCGAAGAATCGCTTCACCAACATCCTGCCGTACGATCATAGCAGGTTCAAATTGCAGCCAGTCGACGACGAGGAAGGTTCGGACTACATAAACGCGAACTACGTGCCG GGTCACAACTCACCGAGGGAGTTCATCGTCACTCAAGGACCGCTGCATTCGACGCGTGGCGACTTCTGGAGAATGGTTTGGGAGAGTAATAGTCAGGCAATAGTTATGCTGACGCGTTGCATAGAGAAGGGAAGAGAGAAATGCGATCGTTACTTTCCCGAGGACACGCTTCCGGCATACTACGACGAGATTTGCGTCACGATGTTAAACGAGTGGCAGTATCCCGACTGGCGAATAAGGAACTTCATGTTGTGCAAG GGTAAAGTTGAGCGGGAAATTCAGCACTTCCACTTCATGACCTGGCCCGACTTCGGGGTCCCAAGTCCACCTCAAACCTTGGCGAGATTCGTGAGAGCGTTCAGAGAACGCGTTGGGCCCGATCAGAGACCCATCGTGGTTCACTGCAGCGCCGGGGTCGGCAGGAGCGGGACCTTCATCACTTTGGACAGGATACTGCAACAGATTTTGGTCTCGGATTACGTCGATATATTCGGCATTGTCTGCGCCATGAGGAAGGAGAGAGTTTGGATGGTGCAAACCGAGCAGCAGTACATTTGCATACATCAGTGTTTACTCGCTGTTTTGGAAGGGCAGGACAACATTGGACCGATCAGGGAAATTCATGACAATCAAGGATTCGAAG atgacGAGGGTATAGCCGAATCAGGAATGTAA
- the LOC124412126 gene encoding tyrosine-protein phosphatase 10D-like isoform X6, with translation MKRPIVISRWSGIFLILLAEVTYSTDLAIEIPGNLSQGDSWYRLDYSPAIGYPPPNTRISSAEIGDEIKFTNVLPGTKYEFWLYYSNSTLNDWLTWTASITTAPDPPSNLTVTVRNGKSATVSWAQPAQGNYSGFRLRVQSFSDTSSPKTSLVPADVATYTFQDLIPGATYSLQLLTVLDANESVAYTSRNFTSKPNTPGKFIVWFRNETTLLVLWQPPYPAGIYTHYKVSIDPPDAIESVLYVEKEGEPPGPAQAAFKGLIPGRAYNISVQTVSEDETSAPTTAQYRTVPLRPLNVTFDRRYLTPTSFRVFWDPPNGTSEFDKYQVSLATKRQTPVTRNRDDERWLDFKDLEPGKSYQVIVKTVSGKVTSWPATGDITMEPLPVRDLRAVRDEETGMVEVSWTPNNASTQDSYKLSYDEVERLTGDTTSLTVDKTKVTLDALLPGRNYSISVQAMSNKAESVESVIYQVTRPASPIIEDLKSIEKGLNISWKSDVNSRQEKFEVTHNRNDTGESTTTSTIESHIDLKDLFPGAGYEIRVVAISHGLRSEPHVHFQAVLPHPPKNLSIEKVRRNGVVVRWEAPTDSMFTEFAIRYQTEDDTTWHDVASLSNTEAEIDDMTPGERYIIRVNTVSFGVESLDSLQVNQTIQPNPVLNITLTSDSTNVTLEWPRPEGRIETYVIRWWLVSDSDYVRTKNVTESMVSAAAAAGPKEGVQLRKELIGELIPGMEYSFSVYTVSYNLVSDVTNLTTRTMPLIQSELLVVIDKNYPDSLTLRYTPTPVQSSRFDLYRFSISDSNNTVKEKMVNDTDNKVTFNGLIPGKLYNVTAWTVSDNVESQPLLRQDRLFPERVTRIHAVNINDTRITLEWDVPRGEYDAFEVQYIITDESMNESLIQNVTNRNSITITNLRPHRNYTFTLVVISGTESTFLKTSSPVSASFTTSESYPGKVEVFQPSNVSPSDITFEWSLPSQEQNGVIRKFSITYGLEGSTHTQVKDFRPSEFQGVIKSLIPGKTYIFRIQAETRIGFGPEVVWKQKMPILAPPKPPTQVVPSEVCRSSTTIQIRFRKNYFSEQNGAVISYTIIVAEDDSKNASGLEMPSWKDVQGYSIWPPYQVMEPYYPFKNGSVEDFTIGGENCDGKTGYCNGPLKSGSTYKVKVRAFTAPDKFTDTSYSFPIQTDKDNTAIIVGVTVPIVLLLTFLGLGLIIRRRRSQGRKTTETRVTDDLSLPGSVIEISRPIRVENFADHYRMMSADSDFRFSEEFEELKHVGRDQPCTAADLPCNRPKNRFTNILPYDHSRFKLQPVDDEEGSDYINANYVPGHNSPREFIVTQGPLHSTRGDFWRMVWESNSQAIVMLTRCIEKGREKCDRYFPEDTLPAYYDEICVTMLNEWQYPDWRIRNFMLCKGKVEREIQHFHFMTWPDFGVPSPPQTLARFVRAFRERVGPDQRPIVVHCSAGVGRSGTFITLDRILQQILVSDYVDIFGIVCAMRKERVWMVQTEQQYICIHQCLLAVLEGQDNIGPIREIHDNQGFEDDEGIAESGM, from the exons ATGAAACGACCGATTGTTATCTCGCGGTGGTcaggaatttttctcattctattAGCGGAG GTGACGTACTCGACCGATTTGGCCATCGAGATACCGGGAAATTTGAGTCAAGGGGACTCGTGGTACAGGCTCGATTACAGTCCGGCGATCGGTTATCCGCCGCCGAACACGAGGATATCGTCGGCTGAAATTGGCGACGAGATCAAATTCACGAACGTTCTTCCCGGTACAAAGTACGAGTTCTGGCTCTACTACAGCAACTCGACTCTCAACGACTGGCTCACCTGGACCGCCTCGATAACTACAG CACCCGATCCACCCTCGAACCTCACGGTAACCGTTCGCAATGGGAAGTCAGCTACTGTTTCTTGGGCTCAACCGGCGCAAGGAAATTACTCTGGATTTCGACTGCGGGTTCAGAGTTTCAGCGACACGAGTAGCCCCAAGACAAGCCTTGTTCCGGCAGATGTGGCAACTTATACATTTCAGGATCTCATACCAGGAGCGACCTATTCTTTGCAGTTACTCACCGTGCTCGATGCGAACGAGAGCGTGGCCTACACGAGCAGGAACTTCACCAGTA AGCCAAACACACCGGGAAAGTTCATCGTTTGGTTCCGGAACGAGACGACACTTCTGGTGCTGTGGCAGCCGCCGTATCCAGCTGGCATATACACGCACTACAAGGTGAGCATCGATCCACCGGATGCGATCGAGTCCGTTTTGTACGTTGAGAAGGAGGGCGAACCCCCCGGACCAGCGCAGGCTGCGTTCAAAGGCCTCATTCCAG GAAGAGCCTACAATATATCGGTACAAACCGTGTCGGAGGACGAGACTTCGGCGCCAACAACTGCCCAATATCGAACAGTTCCACTGCGTCCGTTGAACGTCACTTTCGACAGAAGGTACCTGACTCCGACGTCTTTCCGGGTCTTCTGGGATCCTCCGAATGGGACGTCCGAGTTCGACAAGTACCAAGTGTCTCTCGCGACGAAGAGGCAGACTCCGGTCACCAGGAACCGGGACGACGAGAGATGGCTCGATTTCAAGGATTTGGAGCCCGGAAAGAGTTATCAGGTGATTGTGAAGACGGTGTCTGGTAAAGTGACCAGCTGGCCAGCGACCGGGGATATAACGATGG AGCCGTTACCTGTCAGAGATCTCCGAGCTGTGAGGGACGAGGAGACTGGAATGGTCGAGGTCTCCTGGACTCCGAATAACGCCAGCACTCAGGACAGCTACAAACTCTCATACGACGAGGTGGAAAGACTTACCGGCGATACGACCTCCCTGACAGTCGATAAAACGAAG GTCACGTTGGACGCGCTTCTTCCTGGTCGGAATTACTCGATAAGTGTCCAGGCTATGAGCAACAAGGCCGAATCAGTTGAGTCGGTGATATACCAAGTGACCCGACCGGCCAGTCCGATCATCGAGGACCTTAAATCAATCGAAAAGGGACTGAACATATCTTGGAAGAGCGACGTGAACTCGCGTCAGGAGAAGTTTGAGGTCACTCACAACAGAAATGACACTGGGGAGAGCACAACGACCTCGACTATCGAGTCCCACATCGATCTAAAGGACTTGTTTCCGGGCGCAGGGTACGAAATTCGGGTCGTCGCGATCAGTCATGGCCTTAGAAGTGAGCCCCACGTCCACTTTCAGGCTGTCC TCCCTCATCCGCCGAAGAATTTGAGCATTGAAAAAGTGAGGAGGAACGGGGTTGTCGTACGATGGGAGGCACCGACAGATTCCATGTTCACGGAATTTGCCATTCGTTATCAAACCGAGGATGATACCACCTGGCATGATGTGGCGAGCTTGAGCAATACCGAGGCTGAAATAGACGACATGACACCCGGTGAACGGTACATTATCAGGGTAAACACGGTCAGCTTCGGAGTCGAGAGCTTGGATTCGCTGCAAGTAAATCAGACAATTC AACCAAATCCAGTATTAAACATCACGCTGACGTCGGACTCTACCAATGTTACCTTGGAATGGCCGAGACCAGAGGGCAGGATAGAGACGTATGTGATAAGATGGTGGCTAGTGAGTGATAGCGATTATGTTCGTACGAAGAACGTCACAGAGAGTATGGTTTccgctgctgccgctgctggtCCGAAGGAAGGTGTGCAATTGAGGAAGGAACTGATTGGCGAGCTGATACCAGGGATGGAGTACTCGTTCTCGGTTTACACTGTGTCCTACAACCTGGTCAGTGACGTGACCAATCTCACTACGAGAACAA TGCCGTTGATCCAGTCCGAACTCCTGGTTGtcatcgataaaaattacCCCGACTCATTGACCCTTCGTTACACACCGACGCCAGTACAGTCATCTCGTTTCGATCTTTATCGGTTCAGTATCAGCGACTCCAACAATaccgtgaaagaaaaaatggttaaCGACACCGATAACAAGGTGACGTTCAACGGTTTGATACCGGGAAAATTGTACAACGTAACTGCCTGGACGGTTAGCGACAACGTCGAGAGTCAACCGTTGCTCAGGCAGGACAGATTAT TCCCAGAACGAGTGACGAGGATACACGCGGTGAACATAAACGATACGAGGATAACGTTGGAGTGGGATGTGCCTCGAGGCGAATACGATGCGTTTGAAGTGCAGTACATAATCACGGACGAAAGCATGAACGAGAGCCTGATACAAAACGTGACAAATCGCAACTCGATTACCATAACCAATCTGAGGCCTCATCGGAATTACACATTCACGCTGGTCGTGATATCCGGAACTGAGTCGACCTTCCTGAAAACATCAAGTCCAGTAAGCGCCAGCTTCACCACGAGTGAATCTTATCCGGGAAAAGTCGAAGTGTTCCAACCTTCGAACGTATCGCCAAGCGACATCACCTTCGAGTGGTCACTGCCGAGCCAGGAGCAGAATGGAGTCATTCGGAAGTTCAGCATCACGTACGGACTGGAG GGCTCGACTCACACGCAAGTCAAGGACTTTAGACCGAGCGAGTTCCAGGGCGTGATTAAATCTCTGATACCAGGAAAGACGTACATATTTCGAATCCAGGCGGAAACGAGGATCGGCTTTGGGCCTGAGGTCGtttggaaacaaaaaatgcCAATTCTGGCGCCTCCGAAGCCTCCGACTCAGGTCGTACCCTCGGAGGTATGCAGGAGCAGCACCACCATCCAGATACGTTTCAGGAAGAACTACTTCAGTGAACAGAACGGCGCGGTCATTTCCTATACCATCATCGTTGCCGAGGACGACAGCAAAAATGCTTCCGGCCTGGAAATGCCCAGCTGGAAAGACGTCCAGGGGTACAGCATCTGGCCTCCGTATCAG GTAATGGAACCTTATTACCCGTTCAAAAATGGATCCGTCGAGGACTTTACGATCGGTGGAGAAAATTGCGACGGTAAAACCGGCTACTGTAACGGCCCGTTGAAATCTGGCTCGACTTACAAAGTAAAGGTCCGGGCATTCACGGCTCCTGACAAGTTCACGGACACCAGCTACAGTTTTCCTATTCAGACAG acaAGGACAACACAGCCATCATTGTCGGTGTCACGGTCCCAATCGTTTTACTACTGACATTCTTAGGGCTCGGTTTGATAATAAGACGGCGGAGAAGTCAAGGTAGAAAAACTACGGAAACACGAGTGACCGACGACCTATCGTTGCCTGGAAGTGTAATTGAGATAAG CCGTCCAATTAGGGTAGAAAATTTCGCGGATCACTACCGGATGATGTCCGCGGATTCCGATTTCCGTTTCTCGGAGGAGTTTGAGGAGCTTAAACACGTTGGCAGGGATCAGCCCTGCACGGCAGCCGATCTACCCTGCAATCGGCCGAAGAATCGCTTCACCAACATCCTGCCGTACGATCATAGCAGGTTCAAATTGCAGCCAGTCGACGACGAGGAAGGTTCGGACTACATAAACGCGAACTACGTGCCG GGTCACAACTCACCGAGGGAGTTCATCGTCACTCAAGGACCGCTGCATTCGACGCGTGGCGACTTCTGGAGAATGGTTTGGGAGAGTAATAGTCAGGCAATAGTTATGCTGACGCGTTGCATAGAGAAGGGAAGAGAGAAATGCGATCGTTACTTTCCCGAGGACACGCTTCCGGCATACTACGACGAGATTTGCGTCACGATGTTAAACGAGTGGCAGTATCCCGACTGGCGAATAAGGAACTTCATGTTGTGCAAG GGTAAAGTTGAGCGGGAAATTCAGCACTTCCACTTCATGACCTGGCCCGACTTCGGGGTCCCAAGTCCACCTCAAACCTTGGCGAGATTCGTGAGAGCGTTCAGAGAACGCGTTGGGCCCGATCAGAGACCCATCGTGGTTCACTGCAGCGCCGGGGTCGGCAGGAGCGGGACCTTCATCACTTTGGACAGGATACTGCAACAGATTTTGGTCTCGGATTACGTCGATATATTCGGCATTGTCTGCGCCATGAGGAAGGAGAGAGTTTGGATGGTGCAAACCGAGCAGCAGTACATTTGCATACATCAGTGTTTACTCGCTGTTTTGGAAGGGCAGGACAACATTGGACCGATCAGGGAAATTCATGACAATCAAGGATTCGAAG atgacGAGGGTATAGCCGAATCAGGAATGTAA